Proteins encoded by one window of Primulina huaijiensis isolate GDHJ02 chromosome 1, ASM1229523v2, whole genome shotgun sequence:
- the LOC140989864 gene encoding uncharacterized protein yields MRDMIDPISLAEIDDSNEWLMGGLNNNSGDENDLVFDDDSLTWGEVGRASGVDEDAYNFRSRGTSSTKEASSTSTLNTYKRRSTSYRYSNEEDEEIDFGENDEESEGYKSGASASGDDDDDDDDDDVVGEDEDEFDDLDF; encoded by the coding sequence ATGCGTGATATGATTGATCCTATTTCTTTGGCTGAAATCGATGATAGTAATGAATGGTTGATGGGAggattaaataataatagtgGTGACGAAAATGATCTCGTATTTGATGATGATAGTTTGACTTGGGGTGAAGTTGGACGAGCTTCTGGGGTTGATGAAGATGCCTATAATTTTAGATCTCGAGGCACATCTTCTACAAAAGAAGCTAGTAGTACGAGTACATTAAATACGTATAAAAGAAGATCTACTAGCTATCGTTATAGCAATGAAGAGGATGAAGAAATTGATTTTGGCGAAAACGATGAGGAATCAGAAGGATACAAATCTGGAGCTTCAGCTTCtggagatgatgatgatgatgatgatgatgatgatgtagttggggaggatgaagatgaatttgatgatttagatttttga